A region of the Styela clava chromosome 1, kaStyClav1.hap1.2, whole genome shotgun sequence genome:
TGGGATTTAGGGATACAGTTGCATTGGAGTAATTCAGACTAACACATGTTATAGAGTTTACACTTTCCCATCGTTTTAGCGTTGAAGACAACACCTGTACCAACAACATCAACAGAAGCAACAACTACACCTAAACCCACTACCACCACAGCGACTACAACCTCAACTACAACAGAGTCTGTAACGACCACCTCACTTACAAGTACAATAGAGCAAACTGCTGAAGTGAAATCTACATCATCGAATATATTTACAACAAAATCTCCACCGAGGCCTCTAATGACAACATCTCTCAATGCGCCACCAAAAGTAACGACTTCACACACCCCTGCATTGAATCATACCTCAGGAACGTCACATGTATACACCACTGCCAAAGCAGACCAGAATGAAGAAATAATTACTGCAAAGGTATTTGCAGCTAATGGCGTTCAGAAGCAAATCGCACCCAGGAGCACCACAACGACAAGCAAACAGGAAAAGGACAATACGACACCAGAGCCTGGGTGTTCTGAAGGTGAGTTCAAACGTATCAATAGGTTGTTTAAACATCAGAACGTGGAACAGTAACGTTAgagtccaggggtgggcaaggtttttggaccatgGGGTCAAACATTTTGCTCACCTAGACTGGTGTGACTTAAAAATTAGAtgttatgaacaatatttacagtgttacaaatgcaaaagtggaaaacaatgagcctcgtgccaaaattaaatttaatcgctCACACACAACCTTAACGAATTatttgagctatttttcagctaaaacatcaaaatttggtttggttgtggcagcatcaggcggaccagattgaatcacccaacgagccggatttgacccgcgggccgtacttttcCCATGTCAGCGTGAAACTATGCTTATTCAGGAAGATTCGTTCAAATTCTGCCAGAGTAGATCCTCATAAAATAGATATAGTTATAATAGAACGCAATATGGATCCATATCCACGGTTTATACTCGAGATTTAAGTACAACTAAAAATTACTTTTAGGTTCGGATTGTGCAAACCGGCAAAGCATTGAAGCTCCAAGCTCCCTTGGTTGGATAGCAGCTCCGATTATCATAGGAATTCTTATTATAGGATTTGTTTTATACATCGTACTGATTAGAAGGTAAGatgaatttatatattcatgcgacaatttttgaataaagtCATTTTATCTAAGTGATCATTTAAGTGCCGGCTTCAGCTGGTCTCGTTGTGGTCATTTGTGGAAAAATTTGCCCAACGAAGTGAACAGATCCGATTTGGCCTATTTCAACGTGTCTTTTGTGAGTGGCATGTACAATTGTGTATAAATGCTTCTTCTCCACGGACAAAATCAAGTTAGAGTTGGTTGGTAAGCTTTTTGTTTTGACGGACCGATTTCATCAATTTAAACGATCATGCTAGTCACGAGTTCTTGCAAATTTACATTGTTTGCATGTGTTGATCTAGCAAGTGAGTGACTATTGGCTAATCATTCTTGAACCATTTTCAGGAGGCAGAAGCAGAAAAGCGAAGACATTGGATACTTGATGGGCATTGAAAATCCACATTATAATGGTTTAATGATGAAGGACGGTGTTGAAACTGGCGCGGGTGCGTAGTAAGAAACTGCCAACCCACAAAACATCGAACTGTGAGATGTATTAAATCGGCTAATTACAACAGCGCAGCGCGGCTTGGGACGATGACGACCATGCGAAGGAACCTGGTCTGAAGTCATAATAACTTCTGATTTGTTAGTGCTCACCGCCGATAACCTCAATTCGGTAATCGATATTCGATAAAACGTTGGAGAGTGAGTGAGCCTATAGCCATGGAGGCTACGCTACGAAAATGATCAACGGGTCACTggcctaaataaaaataataagtcATAGCAAGGCATCGGAACTTCTGATTTAACAGTAACTTTTTACACTTTCCCTGTGCACTCGTTTTAGTTCTGTACTTTCAAATATTATGTTATGaaagaaatatttcaacaatacCTCGATTGGTGTTCACTATTTTCATCCCAAAATGAACTACATTTGTTTCTTTATGGCAGAGTTTACGCT
Encoded here:
- the LOC120345372 gene encoding uncharacterized protein LOC120345372, whose translation is MSMTTKSLKMTQMLNSAVLLLFLISQVFNVLVDGLCTGYTSPIVSTATSGYLQSPRYPKSYRDYENCKWSLNYPYDHRHYIAYFDIVDYQMSYKRFDNSGNKCTGYMSIFKAQTDCKSSKPFCNVYYVSDQCEKVANERYSDCNKFKRRTLIPTEVAFKSEPYYSDRTPQRGFKLRYEFVDCLKALKTTPVPTTSTEATTTPKPTTTTATTTSTTTESVTTTSLTSTIEQTAEVKSTSSNIFTTKSPPRPLMTTSLNAPPKVTTSHTPALNHTSGTSHVYTTAKADQNEEIITAKVFAANGVQKQIAPRSTTTTSKQEKDNTTPEPGCSEGSDCANRQSIEAPSSLGWIAAPIIIGILIIGFVLYIVLIRRRQKQKSEDIGYLMGIENPHYNGLMMKDGVETGAGA